A region of Thermococcus barossii DNA encodes the following proteins:
- a CDS encoding TrkH family potassium uptake protein — protein MLELRKYINISDDIFVVKNLIGAILQGVGLAYLFPVLLVWFYPDEINYVVYFALPGVFSILLGAWLARHMGKVEDVNLRQAMVSAAFTWLFASFISVIPFIYMANMSFVDSYFESMSAWTGTGLTMMSNLESYPRILLFWRAWMQWLGGIGIVLVALTVLIRPGVAAARLYRAEARSERIVPNLVNTSKVIFQIYLVLTLVGVYLYYINGMPLFDAVIHSMTGLGTGGMSSHDLSIGYFNSTSIEAVTIFLMIMGAVNFTVHYRIFRDRHLKPFFEDVQVKYMFIFLLPAIAVIALGLAQVGDGIGEALRQAIFHSVSAITCTGFGIADLSKYPELDKFILGILMVIGGGAGSTAGGIKLIRVILMYESLKWTLQSAILPKGAVIKRKVGNYLFSEEDIQEVMSFTMTYFAFLLMGTLYLMIRLGTGLADSFFEVASAQGNVGLSVGITSPTLPVDLKILLILHMWIGRLEIFSTLVFIISVFFLAPRVVTRR, from the coding sequence ATGCTAGAGCTCAGGAAGTACATAAACATCTCCGACGACATCTTCGTGGTTAAAAATCTCATCGGGGCAATCCTGCAGGGCGTTGGTCTGGCGTACCTCTTTCCGGTATTGCTCGTATGGTTCTATCCCGATGAAATCAACTACGTCGTGTACTTTGCCCTCCCCGGAGTGTTCTCCATTCTGCTCGGCGCGTGGCTCGCGAGGCACATGGGTAAGGTTGAGGACGTCAATCTCAGACAGGCCATGGTCTCGGCTGCCTTCACATGGCTTTTCGCTTCGTTCATAAGCGTTATACCCTTCATATACATGGCCAACATGTCTTTCGTGGATTCCTACTTCGAGAGCATGAGCGCATGGACCGGAACGGGCCTCACCATGATGAGCAACCTTGAGAGTTACCCGCGCATACTTCTTTTCTGGCGCGCGTGGATGCAGTGGCTCGGTGGAATCGGTATCGTGCTGGTCGCGCTGACGGTTCTCATCCGCCCTGGCGTTGCGGCGGCTAGGCTCTACCGCGCCGAGGCGAGAAGCGAAAGGATAGTGCCCAACCTCGTGAACACCTCAAAGGTTATCTTCCAGATATATCTGGTTCTCACGCTGGTCGGCGTGTATCTCTACTACATTAACGGCATGCCCCTCTTCGATGCCGTTATACACTCCATGACAGGCCTTGGAACGGGTGGTATGAGCAGTCATGACCTGAGCATCGGCTACTTCAACAGCACCTCCATAGAGGCCGTCACGATATTCCTCATGATAATGGGTGCCGTCAACTTCACGGTTCACTACAGGATCTTCAGGGACAGACATCTCAAGCCCTTCTTCGAGGACGTCCAAGTTAAGTACATGTTCATCTTTCTACTCCCCGCGATAGCGGTGATAGCCCTGGGCCTCGCCCAGGTTGGAGATGGTATAGGAGAAGCCCTCCGGCAGGCGATTTTCCACTCCGTTTCTGCCATAACATGTACTGGATTCGGAATCGCGGATCTGAGTAAGTATCCGGAGCTTGATAAGTTCATCCTGGGCATTCTTATGGTCATCGGCGGTGGCGCGGGAAGCACCGCGGGTGGTATAAAGCTCATCCGCGTTATACTGATGTACGAGAGCCTCAAGTGGACCCTCCAGAGTGCCATACTTCCAAAGGGTGCCGTCATCAAGAGGAAGGTGGGAAACTACCTGTTCAGTGAGGAGGACATCCAGGAAGTTATGAGCTTCACGATGACGTACTTCGCATTCCTCCTTATGGGCACCCTCTACCTCATGATTCGGCTTGGAACTGGACTCGCGGATTCATTCTTCGAGGTCGCCTCCGCCCAGGGCAACGTTGGTCTCAGCGTGGGGATAACGTCACCCACACTGCCGGTTGATCTCAAAATCCTCCTCATCCTTCACATGTGGATTGGAAGGCTGGAGATATTCTCAACCCTCGTGTTCATTATAAGCGTGTTCTTCCTCGCCCCGAGGGTGGTGACGAGGAGATGA
- a CDS encoding energy-coupling factor ABC transporter ATP-binding protein: protein MNVISVENLSFRYRRASEYSLKNVSFDVRQGELLGIIGPSGSGKSTLCLTLNGIIPNSIKGDFSGDVIVRDPETGEEYNTKETPVAKLSTLVGLVLQNPESQLFNMTVEEEIAFGLENLGFDRNEILRRLRWALEVTGLRGLEREFPPNLSGGQQQRLAIAAVLAMEPAVLVLDEPTSQLDPVGRKEVLGLVSLLRKEHGITVVLVEHHTDYILRFADRVLVMADGEIVLEGTPRDIADEAETLKRLGVKLPPSLEISHELRKRGMMKVPAITEEELLSGIEYPPG from the coding sequence ATGAACGTCATAAGCGTGGAGAACCTTAGCTTCAGGTACAGAAGGGCGAGTGAGTACTCGCTGAAGAACGTGAGCTTTGATGTTAGACAGGGGGAGCTCCTTGGGATAATCGGACCGAGCGGGAGCGGGAAGTCAACGCTCTGTCTGACCCTTAACGGTATAATTCCCAACTCAATAAAGGGTGACTTCTCGGGTGATGTTATAGTCAGAGACCCAGAAACCGGGGAGGAGTACAACACCAAAGAAACGCCCGTGGCGAAGCTTTCAACGCTCGTCGGCCTTGTCCTCCAGAATCCAGAGAGTCAGCTCTTCAACATGACCGTCGAAGAGGAGATAGCCTTTGGCCTTGAGAACCTGGGGTTTGACAGGAACGAGATACTCAGAAGGCTCAGATGGGCGCTGGAGGTGACCGGGCTTAGGGGGCTTGAGAGAGAGTTTCCGCCCAACCTGAGCGGGGGACAGCAGCAGAGACTGGCCATAGCGGCTGTCCTGGCTATGGAGCCGGCTGTCCTGGTTCTGGATGAGCCGACGTCTCAGCTCGATCCTGTCGGACGGAAGGAAGTCCTGGGACTGGTTTCCCTCCTCCGTAAGGAGCACGGCATCACTGTAGTTCTGGTGGAGCACCACACAGACTACATCCTCCGCTTCGCCGACAGGGTGCTTGTGATGGCAGACGGGGAGATAGTCCTTGAGGGAACCCCAAGGGATATAGCTGACGAGGCCGAGACGCTGAAGAGACTGGGTGTAAAACTTCCCCCCAGCCTTGAGATATCCCACGAGCTCAGAAAGAGAGGGATGATGAAGGTGCCGGCCATCACTGAGGAGGAGCTTCTCTCCGGGATAGAATATCCTCCAGGGTGA
- the cyaB gene encoding class IV adenylate cyclase, whose translation MIEVEVKGYADESVFERVRENFKLIRKEYHEDTYFRHPCRDFAETDEALRIRIRRFNGHFEAFLTYKGPKIDRNSKTRKEIEVPISDPDKHTEILRNLGFEEVLTIEKTREKYYVDKGIIIDLDEVNGLGKFIEIEALADREEIVEETVKILHEILESLGVERFERRSYLELMLEREVEHGKAG comes from the coding sequence ATGATAGAGGTTGAGGTTAAGGGATACGCCGATGAAAGTGTGTTTGAGCGCGTTAGGGAGAACTTCAAGCTGATACGGAAGGAGTATCACGAGGACACATACTTCAGGCATCCGTGCAGGGATTTCGCCGAAACCGACGAGGCCCTCAGGATAAGGATAAGGCGCTTCAACGGACACTTCGAGGCATTTCTCACGTACAAAGGGCCTAAGATTGACCGGAACTCAAAAACCCGGAAGGAAATCGAGGTTCCGATAAGCGATCCCGACAAGCACACTGAGATACTCAGAAACCTGGGGTTCGAGGAAGTCCTCACCATAGAGAAGACCCGGGAAAAGTACTACGTTGACAAGGGCATCATAATAGACCTGGACGAAGTGAACGGCCTCGGGAAGTTCATAGAGATTGAGGCCTTGGCTGATAGGGAGGAGATAGTAGAAGAAACCGTGAAGATACTCCACGAGATTCTGGAGTCCCTTGGTGTTGAGAGGTTCGAAAGACGCTCCTATCTGGAGCTAATGCTTGAAAGGGAGGTGGAGCATGGGAAAGCTGGATGA
- a CDS encoding archaemetzincin family Zn-dependent metalloprotease, with product MLLIPIGNVEEPLIEAVREFVGSYYASLGISVTVGDVLPEDMFSSAYNPRRRQYLGRKFLPPLSELGRKRKARAVLGITSLDLYEEGLNFIFGLAHAGLGAAVISTFRLRPEFYGDAPDERLFIERTIKEAMHELGHVFGLGHCPDERCVMHFSNSIIDTDIKEPFYCPVCLSRLKKNLEVGL from the coding sequence ATACTCCTTATACCCATAGGAAACGTCGAGGAACCGTTGATTGAGGCGGTTAGGGAGTTCGTGGGTTCTTACTACGCTTCCCTGGGCATCTCCGTTACTGTGGGGGACGTGCTTCCCGAGGACATGTTTTCCAGTGCTTACAATCCCCGGAGACGTCAGTACCTTGGGAGAAAGTTTCTGCCCCCTCTTTCCGAACTCGGGAGAAAAAGGAAAGCGCGCGCCGTCCTGGGAATAACCTCCCTCGACCTATACGAGGAGGGACTGAACTTCATCTTCGGCCTTGCACACGCCGGACTTGGGGCGGCGGTTATATCGACGTTCAGGCTCAGGCCCGAATTCTACGGCGATGCTCCGGATGAGAGGCTCTTCATCGAGAGAACAATCAAGGAAGCCATGCACGAACTGGGACACGTCTTTGGCCTGGGCCACTGCCCGGATGAGCGGTGCGTTATGCACTTCTCCAACTCCATCATCGACACGGACATTAAAGAACCCTTCTACTGCCCGGTGTGCCTCAGCAGGCTCAAGAAAAACCTGGAGGTGGGATTATGA
- a CDS encoding lysyl aminopeptidase yields MVDIELLRKIVEAPGVSGYEFLGIRDVVIEELKDHVDEIKVDKLGNVIAHKKGSGPRIMIAAHMDKIGVMVNHIDKEGYLHVVPVGGVDPRTLVAQRIRFFTEKGERFGVVGHIPPHLQKPEDRKKAADWDTIVVDVGADSQEEAEELGFRVGTVGEFAPAFVQLTENRIATPYLDDRVCLYAMIEAAKAVENHEADIYFVASVQEEVGLRGARVASYAIDPEIGIAMDVTFAKQVGDKGKIVPKLGGGPVMDVGPNINPKVRAFADEVAKKYGIELQVEASPRPTGTDANIMQINREGVATAVLSIPIRYMHSQVETADIRDIDRTIEFARHFLEELREMDLAP; encoded by the coding sequence ATGGTGGACATTGAACTGCTAAGGAAAATTGTGGAAGCACCGGGCGTTTCCGGCTATGAGTTCCTTGGAATAAGGGACGTCGTTATCGAGGAGCTTAAAGACCACGTGGACGAGATTAAAGTGGACAAGCTGGGCAACGTCATAGCGCACAAGAAGGGAAGCGGGCCGAGGATAATGATAGCGGCCCACATGGACAAGATAGGCGTCATGGTGAACCACATAGACAAGGAGGGCTACCTCCACGTCGTCCCTGTTGGTGGCGTTGACCCGAGAACCCTCGTGGCACAGAGGATTCGCTTCTTCACCGAGAAGGGCGAGCGCTTTGGAGTGGTCGGTCACATACCTCCCCACCTCCAGAAGCCAGAGGACAGGAAGAAGGCCGCCGACTGGGACACCATCGTTGTAGACGTTGGCGCCGACAGTCAGGAGGAGGCTGAAGAGCTCGGCTTCCGCGTTGGCACGGTTGGAGAGTTCGCCCCTGCCTTCGTCCAGCTCACCGAGAACAGGATAGCCACTCCTTACCTCGACGACAGGGTCTGCCTCTACGCGATGATAGAGGCAGCTAAAGCGGTCGAGAACCACGAAGCTGATATCTACTTCGTTGCGAGCGTTCAGGAGGAGGTCGGGCTGAGGGGGGCGCGCGTCGCGAGCTACGCCATAGACCCGGAGATAGGCATAGCAATGGACGTCACCTTCGCCAAGCAGGTCGGCGACAAGGGCAAAATCGTTCCTAAGCTCGGTGGCGGGCCGGTCATGGACGTCGGGCCGAACATCAACCCCAAGGTTCGCGCCTTCGCCGACGAGGTTGCCAAGAAGTACGGCATAGAACTCCAGGTCGAGGCCAGCCCGAGGCCGACCGGTACGGACGCCAACATAATGCAGATAAACCGCGAGGGCGTTGCAACGGCCGTCCTCAGCATACCGATACGCTACATGCACAGCCAGGTCGAGACCGCTGACATCAGGGACATTGACAGGACCATCGAGTTCGCCAGGCACTTCCTTGAGGAGCTTCGCGAGATGGATCTCGCCCCGTGA
- a CDS encoding Ig-like domain-containing protein has product MKAKGIALIILLIPVLLPHVSAQSPLVIVPLNDDFTGVPGDTIIIPFQLRNLGNQTVSNVTVYVTGPAESFLYGSKVIRDPIGPNETIQDTISIKILNLDPGRYNLTLVARVGSSYSEAQVTVRVRTFVDYALSIDVNEEYTYGSNVTVRLKMTSQANGVIIGRLGYTLTRDGSVLETFVTTIYLRPGESWIKDVKLTRPKVGDYSVYFWANFSGRFKSKTATFRVYQRNLRYDAYFKDGAVYVHVYDENGQGVPDIDVKINGIPFKTDDGGTVSYLVDKPGTYEVVLNLDGRIVTTFVEVRKLFISASQENETLLVRVVDSTGNPVPNITVTASGPLGKDYSTTNASGLAKVDLKKTGYGTIMLRAESSRYIGDEASVKVTQPITPTPTPTTTTAPPTTTTTIPAKPPRNYGPLAAILLVAGVLLAGTSYAAFFRPIVQEEMLDRYYFVKVKAPRLKGIDNFRFEKGVNAIEVRATKGKAKIGDGTVVWEIEHLEPEEEAYLQVILG; this is encoded by the coding sequence GTGAAGGCTAAGGGCATAGCGCTGATAATCCTCCTGATTCCGGTTCTTCTTCCGCACGTGAGCGCCCAATCACCGCTCGTAATAGTCCCGCTCAACGATGACTTCACGGGTGTTCCTGGAGACACGATAATAATCCCGTTCCAGCTCAGAAACCTGGGGAATCAAACTGTGTCGAACGTCACTGTGTACGTTACCGGCCCAGCCGAGAGTTTTCTCTACGGGAGCAAGGTCATAAGAGATCCCATCGGGCCGAACGAAACGATTCAGGACACGATTTCCATCAAAATCCTCAACCTGGACCCCGGAAGGTACAACCTGACCCTCGTGGCAAGGGTCGGCTCCAGCTACTCCGAGGCACAGGTAACGGTCAGGGTAAGGACATTTGTGGACTACGCACTCAGCATTGATGTCAACGAGGAGTACACCTACGGTAGCAACGTCACCGTGAGACTGAAGATGACCTCCCAGGCGAACGGCGTCATAATAGGCCGGCTTGGTTATACGCTCACCCGCGATGGCAGTGTTCTGGAAACGTTCGTTACCACGATATACCTACGACCGGGCGAGAGCTGGATAAAGGACGTGAAGCTCACACGGCCCAAGGTCGGCGATTACTCCGTGTACTTCTGGGCAAACTTCAGCGGACGGTTCAAGAGCAAAACGGCAACGTTCAGGGTGTACCAAAGGAACCTGAGATACGATGCATACTTCAAGGACGGGGCCGTATACGTTCACGTTTACGATGAAAACGGCCAGGGAGTTCCGGACATAGACGTGAAGATAAACGGGATACCCTTCAAAACCGACGACGGAGGAACCGTCTCGTACCTTGTGGACAAGCCCGGAACCTACGAAGTCGTCTTGAACCTCGATGGAAGGATAGTGACGACCTTCGTCGAGGTTAGGAAGCTGTTCATAAGCGCCTCCCAGGAGAACGAAACTCTCCTTGTGAGGGTCGTGGATTCCACAGGGAACCCCGTTCCCAACATAACGGTCACCGCCTCTGGGCCCCTCGGCAAGGACTACTCAACCACCAACGCCTCCGGGCTTGCAAAAGTGGACCTCAAAAAGACCGGCTACGGGACGATAATGCTCCGGGCAGAGAGCAGCAGGTACATAGGCGATGAGGCCAGCGTGAAGGTAACGCAACCGATCACCCCAACTCCAACGCCGACGACCACCACTGCACCTCCAACGACCACCACGACCATCCCCGCAAAGCCACCGAGGAACTACGGGCCGCTGGCGGCCATACTCCTGGTTGCGGGCGTGCTCCTGGCCGGAACATCGTATGCCGCGTTCTTCAGGCCGATAGTGCAGGAGGAGATGCTCGATAGGTACTACTTCGTTAAGGTGAAGGCACCCAGGCTAAAGGGAATCGACAACTTCAGGTTCGAGAAGGGCGTCAACGCGATAGAGGTCAGGGCCACGAAGGGTAAGGCTAAAATCGGGGACGGAACCGTTGTGTGGGAGATAGAGCACCTGGAACCCGAGGAGGAGGCCTACCTGCAGGTCATCCTCGGATGA
- the hjc gene encoding Holliday junction resolvase Hjc — protein sequence MKYRRGASAERELIRMLERAGFAVVRSAGSKKVDIVAGNGRLHLCIEVKSTRGERLYFTSEDYEKLVSFAEKFGARPVIAVKFVNNGWRFFLPENLEKSGKNYKVGLQTKKYLTFDEVIGRQTSLEGVIKGEG from the coding sequence ATGAAGTACAGAAGGGGTGCCAGCGCGGAAAGGGAGCTTATAAGGATGCTCGAAAGGGCGGGCTTTGCAGTGGTGCGCTCCGCCGGGAGCAAGAAGGTCGACATAGTGGCCGGCAACGGAAGGCTCCACCTCTGCATAGAGGTGAAGAGCACTAGGGGCGAGAGACTCTACTTCACCAGTGAGGATTACGAGAAGCTCGTCTCCTTCGCCGAAAAGTTTGGCGCAAGGCCTGTCATAGCGGTCAAGTTTGTGAACAACGGCTGGCGCTTCTTCCTCCCTGAAAACTTGGAAAAAAGTGGCAAAAACTATAAGGTGGGTCTGCAGACAAAGAAGTACCTCACCTTTGACGAGGTTATCGGAAGGCAGACGTCCCTCGAAGGGGTGATAAAGGGTGAAGGCTAA
- a CDS encoding gamma carbonic anhydrase family protein, translating to MAIYELAGKKPKIHETAFIDETASVIGDVVLEAKTSVWPSAVLRGDIEQIYVGEGSNVQDNVSIHTSHGQPTIIGKYVTIGHNAVVHGAEIGDYTIIGMGAIILDGAKIGRHVVIGAGALVSPGKEIPDYSLVLGVPGKVVRQLSEEEIEWTKKNAEIYIELAEMHLSGRKKIE from the coding sequence ATGGCGATTTATGAGTTGGCCGGAAAGAAGCCTAAAATTCACGAGACTGCTTTCATTGATGAGACCGCCTCGGTCATAGGCGATGTGGTTCTTGAGGCGAAGACGAGCGTCTGGCCGTCTGCCGTTCTCAGGGGGGACATAGAGCAGATCTACGTGGGCGAGGGGTCAAACGTCCAGGACAACGTCAGCATACACACCTCCCATGGACAGCCCACGATAATCGGCAAGTACGTTACCATCGGCCACAACGCCGTTGTTCATGGTGCAGAAATAGGCGATTACACCATCATCGGGATGGGGGCAATAATTCTGGATGGTGCCAAGATAGGCAGGCACGTCGTCATAGGGGCCGGTGCACTCGTTTCACCTGGCAAGGAGATTCCCGACTACAGCCTCGTCCTTGGCGTTCCGGGTAAGGTCGTCAGGCAGCTCAGCGAGGAAGAGATAGAGTGGACCAAGAAGAACGCCGAGATATACATAGAGCTCGCCGAGATGCACCTCAGCGGCAGGAAAAAGATTGAGTGA